A window from Kovacikia minuta CCNUW1 encodes these proteins:
- a CDS encoding iron uptake porin, whose translation MSKVLLKSLLLSPAVFGAALAVSASAMAADANATSNEAIQNQASVQTQASLLQPQELKVNPEAAGAVTPLEASKETSTLLKQQPTTIAQAAPESGDANTLDQINRYSREGRTSNQAGQVTSVSQLTDVRPTDWAFQALQSLVERYGCIVGYPDKKYRGNQAMTRYEFAAGLNACLDRINELIAAGTADLVKKEDLAILQKLQEEFAAELAALRGRVDALEARTATLEKQQFSTTTKLAGEVIFAVTNEFNIDGNNPVFQDRVRLALNTSFTGSDLLVTRLAAGNAGLFSIPTDRVFGQGGAGAEGIQTFNFGNTGGNAVYADWVAYYFSIGENVRVYIPAVSGLHYDNTPTLSPALDVGDGGTGPLSVFAQRNPIYNIGGGSGINIKFGGATSPFSINAGYLANNSRPTVTGTNPLTGVTTGVSGPITFAANNPADGFGLFDGSYAAIGQVAFDTGKFGIGATYVHSYSQGAIFDTGAGLPASGTFLANTRFRNLGAGTFATFPANVNAYGVSGYFKLSDYIVINAFGSFIQADFVGDGVGDGDIWTYGLGLSFPDLGKKGNLLGIVGGVEPYLGNPNTLYPGLGSQNDLPIHIEGFYKYQLTDNISITPGVIYIINPGQDDRNENAIIGTLRTTFTF comes from the coding sequence ATGTCTAAAGTACTGTTGAAATCACTGCTGCTTAGCCCTGCTGTTTTTGGGGCGGCTTTGGCAGTTTCGGCTTCCGCTATGGCAGCGGACGCAAACGCAACTAGCAATGAAGCTATCCAGAATCAAGCTTCTGTTCAAACTCAAGCTTCACTGCTGCAACCTCAAGAATTAAAAGTTAATCCTGAGGCTGCTGGGGCTGTTACACCTTTAGAAGCTTCAAAAGAAACTTCAACCCTGCTTAAACAGCAACCCACCACAATTGCTCAAGCGGCTCCTGAGTCGGGTGATGCAAATACACTGGATCAGATTAATCGGTACAGCCGTGAAGGTCGTACCAGCAATCAGGCAGGTCAGGTCACTTCTGTTTCTCAGTTGACTGACGTTAGACCAACTGACTGGGCATTCCAGGCTCTGCAATCTCTTGTAGAGCGCTATGGTTGTATCGTTGGTTACCCCGATAAGAAATATCGTGGCAACCAGGCAATGACCCGTTATGAATTTGCGGCTGGTCTAAATGCCTGTCTTGACCGGATCAATGAGCTGATTGCTGCTGGCACTGCTGACCTGGTTAAGAAAGAAGATCTGGCGATTCTGCAAAAACTCCAAGAAGAATTTGCTGCTGAATTGGCTGCCCTACGGGGTCGGGTCGATGCATTGGAAGCTCGCACTGCAACCCTGGAGAAGCAGCAGTTCTCGACCACAACCAAGCTGGCGGGTGAAGTCATCTTTGCTGTCACCAACGAATTCAACATCGATGGCAACAACCCTGTCTTTCAAGATAGGGTTCGTCTCGCGTTGAACACTAGCTTTACTGGTTCAGACTTGTTGGTAACTCGTCTTGCTGCGGGTAATGCTGGTCTCTTCTCCATCCCGACCGATCGGGTATTTGGTCAAGGTGGGGCTGGGGCTGAAGGAATTCAAACCTTTAACTTCGGTAACACAGGTGGTAACGCAGTCTATGCGGATTGGGTTGCTTACTACTTCAGTATTGGTGAGAATGTCCGGGTTTATATTCCAGCAGTTAGTGGTCTTCACTACGACAACACCCCTACCCTAAGCCCTGCTTTGGATGTGGGTGATGGTGGTACCGGTCCTCTGTCGGTCTTCGCTCAGCGTAACCCCATCTACAATATTGGTGGTGGTTCCGGTATCAACATCAAGTTTGGTGGTGCAACCTCTCCTTTCTCAATCAACGCGGGCTACCTGGCTAACAACTCCAGACCTACAGTCACGGGTACCAATCCGCTGACTGGGGTTACGACCGGAGTGAGTGGTCCAATTACCTTTGCTGCCAACAACCCAGCAGATGGTTTTGGTCTATTTGATGGAAGCTACGCTGCGATCGGTCAGGTTGCCTTTGATACCGGTAAGTTTGGTATCGGTGCAACCTATGTTCACTCCTACAGTCAAGGGGCAATCTTTGACACCGGTGCTGGGCTTCCTGCTTCGGGTACCTTCCTGGCAAATACCAGATTCAGAAACCTTGGAGCTGGCACTTTTGCAACCTTCCCAGCTAATGTAAACGCCTATGGTGTGTCGGGGTACTTCAAGCTCTCTGATTACATCGTGATCAATGCGTTTGGTTCCTTCATCCAGGCCGACTTCGTTGGAGATGGCGTAGGTGATGGTGATATCTGGACCTATGGTCTGGGTCTTTCCTTCCCCGACCTTGGCAAGAAGGGTAACTTGTTAGGTATTGTTGGAGGGGTCGAACCTTACCTGGGTAACCCCAACACCCTCTACCCTGGTCTTGGTTCTCAGAACGATCTGCCGATCCACATTGAAGGCTTCTACAAGTACCAGTTGACCGACAACATTTCGATTACACCTGGCGTGATTTACATCATCAATCCTGGTCAGGACGATCGTAATGAAAATGCCATCATCGGTACCCTGAGAACAACCTTCACGTTCTAA